A region of the Pseudorca crassidens isolate mPseCra1 chromosome 9, mPseCra1.hap1, whole genome shotgun sequence genome:
gaatctgccttccaatgcaggggatgcaggtctgagccctggtcggggaactaagatcccacagccctcggggcaactaagcccacacactgcaactactgagcctgcgagctctgcagcccatgtgccacaactaaagaagcccccaacgaagacccagcacagccaaaaaagaaagaaagaaagaaaaagaatacaggtAGGAGAGCAGAACCTGTGGGGAAAGGCTGAATGATTTGGGACCTTAGGCAGAAATGGAAAGCCAGCAGGCAGCTTCAGAACTGTTTAAAAGTGAGTGGGCAATGACACACCTTTGTCTCACTGTCGGGCTGCCAGGTGTTGAGGTGGTCAGTGAGGACGATGAACCAACCTGAAAGAACAGTCGGTCTTTATTCACTGAGCGCTACTGTCTGAGAGGCAGAAAGAGGCGCCAGCTCCCCAGGGGTCCATTTTCCCCAATGCAACAGCACTGGGGAGGGTCAGATGACACGGTCTCCTGCCTTTTTATGGacagtgggagtggggtggggagtgggggaaggcagggagagAAGCGCTGGGAGTGAAAGGTACGACATCAAAGAGGAGGAAGGGTCTCAGCCCACGCCCCCAGTAAGGAGGTGCTGGCGAAGCCCCTAGAGAGCGCCTGAGCTGAGGCCACACAAGGAGGTCCCTGGGCTGGTCTGAGTCCTTGACTGTGATGCTCCCCAGAAAACCACACCGCCCTGTCTTGTGATTCCTGCAGTCAGCGTGAAAGGCCTCATGTCGGATTTCGGCCTGGAGCTTCACTCCTCAGCGGCCAGGGTCTGTCTGCGTCCAAAGTCCTGGTCCTTTCCAGGTGAGCCGTCCTCTCCCATCCTGCTCCCGTGCGGGATCTGGCTCAGGCCTCCCCATCTGTCACTGGGACCAGTGGGAGTTTCTCTGCCTCTAGGTCTCACGTCTTTGACCCACCCTCCACATCTCAGTGTTCTAGAACCTCACAAATGACCTGTCCCCACCATGAGTGAAACCCTTTGGGGGCGCCCCACCACCAGGCTTGGGGGGCTACAGGTGCCTccagctctctgggcctcccCGTGCTCTCTCGGGACGGCTGCCTCCTCGCCTGCCGCCCTTTTGCCAGGACTATCCTTCCCactcctctgtctgtctgtccttgCTGTAGCTCAAAGCTCACCTCCTCCCGAGGCTCCCCAGGGCCACAGCACTGTGCACACGCCTTTATGACGACCCTTAATCACACTCCACCGTCACTGTCTGCAAGGTCCTGCCTGGCGGGGACACCATCTTCGCAACCTTGTCACGCAGGAGGCCTTGCTGAAGAGATGTCGTGTAATGATcacatgaatgaaaagaaaaaatgcatgGCTATTCCAAATCCTCTTTTGGCCactcggcttgcaggatcttagttccgtgaccagggagcgaacccaAACCTCGCcctctcagcagtgagagtgcagagtcctaaccactggaccaccaaggaattcccctgGCTCCTTTTTGTTCCCCTAGAATGTCCCTAGCTTGTCCCCTTCTTTCTCAGACACCACCCCTACCATGGCAATCTGAGAGAGAAATCAGAGCAGCAGAATGTCCTGGGCAATACTTGGGATCTGCCTGTTTGCCCATGAGGAGTCCCCACGTCCTGGGAGTCCCTCCTGCCAGGAGAGGCTCACTGCTGGTCATCCGCACACAGCTCGACAGCCGCGTTGCAGCGACCCCCAGCaatcaatttaaaaatctgaggtggggcttccctggtggcgcagtggttgaaagtccgcctgccgatgcaggggacacgggttcgtgccccggtccgggaggatcccacatgccgcggagcggctgggcccgtgagccatggccgctgagcctgcgcgtccggagcctgtgctccgcaacgggagaggccacaacagtgagaggcccgcgtaccgcaaaaaaaaaaaaaaaaaaaaaaaaaatctgaggtgAACGTTTTCACCCTTCTCCCGTGAAAATAACACCCTGGCCtcttttctgattaaaaactttatttccaGAAGCAGAACTGTTTTTAACGCAGAATTCAAGGGATCGGCCTGTCTGTAAAGCCCGAATTCCACCTTCCCAAGTCCCTGACTCCACAGCGGTTCAGAAACCATGCAGCCTAGCTTCACTCCCTGACACCCCATCTTTAGACCCTCTTCTCAGGGCTTGGAGAACTTTCGCTCAGAGCTTAGACTTAGTCTCCCAACTTGTCTCCCTTCAACGCTTTTCACAAAAGCTCCATTTCCACGGGAAAGAGACCAGCCCCCAATCTGCCTTCTGAGCGAGGGCGTTTCCATGGGAAACAGGAGAGGAGGGGCTCCGGCTGGAAGGGCCCTTCACAGGCAGCAGAGTCGCTCCACCTCCTCCTCACAGGCGTAGAAATTTGCAAACAGCTCAGGGCCGCTGCCCTTGCACTCAATCCACCTCCTCAACGTGCCCAGAGCCCGGAGGGCGTCGGCTTTGGTGGGCAGGGGTTCCAAGACgtcctctccacccccaccctggTCTTCGGTGCCCACCTCCTCTTTGCACACTCCAGACACAGGCTCCTCACCCTCCAGGTCCACAAAGCGGGAAAACTCCTCGAGGCTCAGCCCACCGGGGACGGGTGGCATCTCCGAGGCTTTGTGCGGGGCCAGGGCCGTTCTGCCTGGAGCCAGCCCTTCCTGAACAAAGCTGCTCACGATGAGCTGGAGAGGCACCTTGGCCCAGGCCGCCGCTGCCATGTGTAGAGCATCCAGCACTGTGATGCCTGCCCCGGCCTCAGCTAGCGATGTACCAGCCCTCTCGCTCTGGACGGCAGCCAGCTTGCCCAACAGACGGTGCCGGTAATGGGCCTTAAAGGCCTGGACCACGGAGCTGGGCAGGGAAGGCGTGGTGCTAGCAGCAGACAGAGGCAAGAGCTTCACGTGGCCGAGCCCGGGCAGGCCTGCCAACTCCTCCACCACTCGGGCAGCCAGCAGCAAGGCTACCTGTCGGCCCTGCCGCCCCATGTCCCGATCAAACTGTGCCAACCATTCTGACCAGGGGATGGCCAGGTCAGGGTGGTAGGAGGCGGGCAGGGCCTCACTGCTGACGCCAAAGAAGCATCTTGGGGCAGCCTGGAGCCCACTGACCAACACCCGCCGTTTCTCTGTGCCCCTGCTGTTGGCACACAACAGCACCTGTACCCGATCACACACATCCACTCTGCCGGGCACTGCCCGATACAGCAAGGGCACTTCAGCACACCCAAAAATGTCCTCTGGGGAGAAATCTTTAAGAGAAAGAGGCAGCTGGGCCTGGGGCGTGGGAGCTGGGGGAGGCAGCTCAGGGGTGAACGGAGACACCACTACATGGCGGGCCCCGAAGCCCACGTTGTTTCGGCGTTTCCAGCGGACCAGCCAGCCAATGCTGGGCACAAAGTCCTGGCCCATGATGTCGGCCAGCTCCTTGGCTTTGTGGAGCAGCATGGGCCCCGTCACCTCCCAGGCCTTGGCCTGGGCAATGTGGTACCAGCAGAGCAGAGCCTCATCGATCCCGCTGTACTTGGACTCCCGCTTGCGCTTGCGCTCCCGGTTGGCCGTGCCACTGCACCAGTCCGCCAGCAGCTTCTCCTTATTCTTGCAGATGCGGGAGATCTGGGGCTGGGAGACCTGGAAGCGCCGGGCCACCTCCGACTGGGACATCTTGGACTCATCCAGGAGTTCCAGCACCTGGATCTTCTCGGCCAGGGACAGGGCGTGAAGCTTCTTCTTGCTGCACAGCTCCATGGTGTCTCCACAGCACCTGTGTGGGGAGGAAATGGCGAGCGGGGGCAACGGTGGAGGCCACTCGTGTTGGGACAGGAGGTCAGTAAGAAAAGAGACATATGAGGCTGGGAGATAGGCTGGTGTGGGGGAGAGGCCAGGGAAGACTGGACCAGCTGGAAGAGGGTGAGGGTACCCtgagcaggaggtgagagggctgGGCTGAAAGGAAGGGAAATGGCCAGGCTGAGTGAGCAGTGGGCTGGGCACTGATGGGGAGAAATGACAGAACAGAGCCCAGAGGAAGTGGCCCCCTGGTCAGAGGGAGAAGGGAGTCTGGGCTGGGGTTTGGGGGAGAAGGATGAATAGAGCTGAGGGAACAGCTGCAGAGGCAACAAAGGAGAGTGGACGGGCCAGGACAGGGGGCCTGGGGCTGAGTGGGGCAGGTGTAGGGATAATCAGAGCTGGCGGGAGGAATCCccgagagggggagggggtggggggatgatgGCCTAGGCTGGATGTAGATGAAGATGttcggggcagggtggggagtgaATGAACAGAATTGAGGTGACAGGTGTACAGACGACAAAGAGGGACGGATTGGGGGCTGAAGGAGCAAGTCTAATTTGGTGCTGGGTCCTGAGCAGGTAAGGCTGGGCCAGGGTCCTGCCTGGAGGGGGAGTAGGAGCACAAGGCCGAAAGGGCAGGTGCACAGGCGACGAAGGGCCAGAGGGGTTAGGAGGCCGCGGGCAGCGAGAGGGGCGGGGTGTCCTCAGCCGGGAGGGTCGTGGCCAGGGAGGGGTACCACGGCGCGGGGACGAGCGTCCGGGACCCAGGCAGGCCGGGAGTCGGGCTCCGCAACCCGGCCGGCCTCTCCCCACGGTGACCCGGGGTCCGTCGGCAGGGCGGACCCAGTTATCCGCCCGCCGGGCCTCCAGgcctccccgcctccccgccTCCCGCTCCGCACCCACCTCAGGCGCTCGTCCCGCGGCtcccgccccggccccggcccggcTCCCGAGCCCCTATCCCTGCGGTTACgggagagcaggggagggacGCGCGGAGCGGACAGAGGGGCTGCGCGGGTGGCGGGCGCGCGCACAGCAGGGCCCCGAGCGCGCCGCCCGCGCCGGGCCCTCTCTCGACAGGGAAGACCGCGGTCCGCAGTTCAGCTCCCACCGCCTCAGCCCCGCCCCGGCCCAGTTAGATTGGCCTTCGGTGGCGTCCATCCCGCCCCTGGCTAAGTCTCATTGGGCATCGCGAAAGTGGCGGGTCGCCGGGTCCCCCGGGGGACGGAGCTTCCAGTGCTAAGGGACGGCGAGGCGGATCCCGGACGCGGCGGGAGTCCTGGAGGCGCCGCCAGCCTTAGGCGTCCCGGCCCTCGGGGCCTGACGAGACTCTGGGCAGCGTGAACGCCGGAGGTCTTCCTAGCCGTGACCCTAGGCAGCTTCCTCATCTGCCAAACAGGTCTAATACCCCTCAttgagtgtttttttaaaaaatggaaggttTTGAGCTGCGCAAAACATGTTACCATGGACAGCACGGGCCTCACGTCTATCAGCCCGGCTACAATAAACTACTTGCTTGGGGCCAGTTCTGGTTTAGGGTGAGAAAaggctaattttctttttttttggccatgccacgcagcatgcgggatcttagttccccaaccaaggattgaacccgtgccctggCATTGGAagtgtagagtcctaaccactggacagctagggaagtcccaaagactaatttttatttagttttcttttcttttttttttttcctcccgttgtggagcacaggctccggacgcgcaggctcagcggccatggctcatgggcccagccgctccgcggcatgtgggatcttcccggatcgggtcacgaacccgtgtcccctgcatcggcaggcagactctcaaccagcgcgccaccagggaagccccaagatttaATATTATTCCCTTCCTTGGTAGCCTTCAGTTCTTTGCAATCAAATATAGACTTTCTAACCTGGGGTCTAGTGCTCCCCATTCAGATCtagcctcctttcctctccctttacAGCTCTGATTGGAAGGCTGGGGCCACAGATGAGTCTGCTTTCTCATAGGCTTCCCTTCCCATCCCAATCCTGACCCCTCTTCCATCCTTCTGTATGCCATCCTAAATCCACCGCCTGCAAACTTTCCAAATTTCCTCTCACTTATGCCTGTTAGTGTTCTCATCAGCATCCTCAtttcttacattttccttttatctGTTCTCGCCTTAGACCACTGAACCACCAAGGATCATTTCATtgctttcctccctctgctccaggccTACTTCCATGTAAAGGCATGAGGATGGGGGCTGTGCTGTCCCTAACAGTTCCCAAACTAGAGCACCCTGCTTACTTAACTGAACACAAGGGCCCAGGCCACACCTTTCAGTAGGAAACAGTGGCTTTCAGACTGTCCCAGAAAACCTTAAAGATACTTCAGGGGGTTCATAACTGATTCAAATCTTTAAAACGGCTGCAGGAAAAGGAAACTCCTTTCTGTGCACGTATATATGCCTGGAGGAAGGCTGCAGCGCTGCGCTATGGGCTGAGTTCATGCACGCTGCATACAATGAAAGTACGTCAGCCAAGCAAGGCTGAGGTATCTCTCTGCTCATGTTCATTACTCGTGCAGAAAGGTTTCATGTGTTTCACTGTGATGTCATTAATTTTCCTGTCATTATAATCAAGCTTCTGGACCTATTTTTAAGTATCTGAAATCGCCAGGTCAGCTGTTACAAACCTGTCACCACTTGCATATACAAATCCAGCAGAATTTCCTCCAAACcaacaaaaatacagaaataaacaggattttaaagttattttttaacccAAATTTTGTATTAATCAAAACTTTTGTTCTTTATAAAAAAATTGTTATAATCTACATAAGAAATTAAATACCCAATTTTATATCAACTTAATCTATTGAGCttaagcaaaaattttaattggGGGTAAAAGCTATGCTTCAAAACATTTAAGAGCCactgtcctgggcttccctggtggcgcagtggttgagagttcgcctgccgatgcagcggatgcgggtttgtgccccggtccgggaagatcccacatgccgcagaacggctgggcccgtgagtcatggccgctgagcctgcgcgtccggagcctgtgctccgcaacgggagaggccacaacagtgagaggcccgcgtaccgcaaaacaaacaaaaaaaagccactGTCCTAAGGAAGAAAGATTTAGGATGAAGTGGCCTTAACCAGGAAAGGGAGTTTGGAGATAAACAATCCAGCAGAGGGCTCtgtgtaaaaatgtttatttgtacTAATGCTTAGTATacaggaactaaagaaagaaaaaaaaaaaaaatacacctcaACTCCAAAGTGACAGTGAATTAGGGCCTTCCCACAGCCAAGGGGAAGGACACTCCAGGGTGTCCTGGCATGGACTGTCCCCGCCCCACTACTTAATGTGTCACCAGGCAGAAAACTGAAGAATCAGGGTGCGAAGACCTTACCAGCTGCTAGCGAGTGTGCCAGGGAAGAAAGGGATGTCTATGTGGCTTCCCCACCACCCAGGAGCCAGGATACACAGAGCAGGAGGCAGAGGCTCCCAATTCAGTTAAGGGCAGGAGCTGaatgcccaggtccaggaagaacTAAAAGGGGATTTCGGAGGTAGGCTTTTTCATCGAGTTAAAAAACAGGCACATTGTCCAACATCTCCCTGTGGCCCCCAAGCTGCTGGCCTGGCCCCCTAatgcttcccctctccccacaaaacCAAAGGGAATGAGGAGGGGAGGCAGAAGACAGGAAATAACAAGGGTGGGGAATGCTTCAGTCACTAGAGACCAGGGCCTGTGACAGTGAGCCAGGCAAGCACAAGGAACAATCAGGTGAAGCTGCTCCTCCCCCTGGGGTGGAGTGGTGGGAATGGGATAGAGCCAGGAGGGTGACCAAGAGCATCCTGGCTCAGGCAAAGGATCCTGGGTAGCAGGAACAGAGAGCCGCAGAGAGCCACTCTGGGGGAAGGAGGCTGTGAGGCTAAGCAGCACAGAGGGCACCGGAAGCTTCTTGCAAGCTTGCTCAGTTCTCACTCCCAGCTGCTCTGGCAGAGGCCCCAGCCTGGCTCACCTCCAGGGGAAGGGAAAACCCTGGGGACCAGAGTGGAGGCAGAGCTGAGAGAAGTGAGCTGCTCTCCCACTCTTTCTCGGAGGACACGGTTTGAACGCTGTGAATACCAGGGCCGGGGCCCAAGGCAGACAGAGTGAATGCACTTCATGGAGAACAGTGAGAAGCTGGGCCCACAGGTATGCCTTGGGGCAGTGTGATGCTCCGTTCTCCCTGAGGGCCTGGGGCCAGAGGCGGTCAGAGCTGCCACCTCAGCTTGCTGCTGCCAAAGGCAGGTTGGCACGACCTCCCCGAGGTTCTCTGGACTTGTGAAAGAGATTAGGAAGGGAAGGTGGGTATGAAACACAGGAGAGAAACAGCCCTAGATGTATGGGGGATCGGGGGCGGCCACATCAAGAGGAGTTCTGATTCTGGTAGATGGAAGCTTTCtccttcagcaggtccagacacAAGTGGCAGCTCCAACTTCCTGCAGAGAAGCATAACGGGGTTAGGAGGGGCCCCGCACAATCCTCATCTGCTGTTCTTCTACTCCCCATACCTCACCTCCAGTAGCAGGACTGGCTACAGGCAGGATGGGAGATGTTCTGCAGTAGCAAAGTTTCACAGTTATCCTGAGCAGGGAGGAACTCTAGGTCTTCaaatatcatgaaaaataattctcaaTGGAGATATAAGAAATAATCGCCTAGAGGCCTATTTCAGAATATAGATGCCCAGGCCCTCTTGGCCTATTAAATCAGAATCACTAAAGGGGACCTGGGTAGATATaacttttttaaagctttaaaaagcTTTAAACTTGTGATTACAGAAGAACCACACTTCATTCTCATGGCCCCAAAGGTTAGAATAAAGATCATGAATAGAGGCTCTAGAGAAACCAATATTGATTCCACATAAGACAGCTTTCTGCGAAGACCACGGAAAGATGAGAAGGGCTCCCCACCGTCACTAGGTGCCTGAGAGAGGCTGAGGACCCAATCAGAGGAAAGGGGGCCAACTATGATGACCCAACTTGTTGTGACCCAAGTCTGGTTTCatagaaaaacaggaaataatgTCCCTTATGAGAAAAATAACTAGCTCATACcttgtttattaatatttgctaGGGTTGGATTCTTCTATGctttttctgagaaagaaaatgagcCCTTTATGCCTTGAAGTTGTAAGCATAATCGTACATACGTGTACATACGTGTACATACGTGTGTTCGAACGTTATTCTGGGGGAAAGAATCCACAGCTTTTATCAGCTCTTCAGATATGAGACTCTCAAAAAGgtaagatcctttctgacccaaaGGTAAACACGCAGCAGTTGATGAGCTTTCCTGTAAGTAGCCGGAGAGCGCTAACTACTTGAGGCTTTGTGAGCCACACAGTCTCAGccgtatctttttttaaaaaaactctctttaaaaatgtaaaagtcattTTTAGCTTGTGAGCTATATACACTAGCTGCAGCTATGTTTGGCCAGAGGGTCACAGTTTGCAAACCCCTGACCTAGAGCCTAGACCATCTGATGGCTCTACGGGGCCCCCCCGCGAGCTGCCTGCAACCCTCCACTACCTCAGTGTCTGACAGCACGTCATTAGGAAAGCCTTTCTACAGTTAATGTAGAATTGTGCCTGTGAACTGGTAGTTTATGgttaaaaacccccaaaacacactacttCTCCTCAAACATGGCATGACAGATGAAACTTATAAACGTGGGATGACAGACGAAAAAGCCGAGTGCTCCCCTGCAGCTGCGGCAGGACCTCAGACTTTGTTAGTGGCCTCCTTCTCTAGGGGGTGACAGCAGTCTGACCTACACTACGAGTCAGCCCACATGACAGTGAGCTACCTTCTCTTGCCTGTAATGCTGGCCCACGTCCTTTGTCACAGTAACAGCTACTAGGCATTTGTGTCCTCCTGAGTAAGCTTCTGAATTTCTATAAAGGAGGGGCCTCGGCACAGACACCTGGCTGGAAGAGGACTTGCGGCGAGGCAGCCACTTTTTGGTGTCACCACTGGTTTTGTCGAAGACCTTCCATAAACCTGAAGCATCGTTAAGCACTGCTGGAGGGCCAGAGTGACCCACTCAGGCTCCAGGTTCAACTCCCTTCCCCACACTGGCAGAAACAAACGCTCACATCTGTCGAGAATGGAGTGCTAAAACTAGTCTCGCGTCAGACAAGCTACGAACTGAGTTTCTTAGACTTGTTGGAGGAAAACAAATCTCTCCTTCTGGTGATTATTCTCTGCTCAGCATCTCTTTTCTCTCAGGCTGTCGATTTTCTGTGTTTGTAAATGTCATCTGGTGACAATGCACAAACATTAAAGCCTCAAAGTTGCAGCGCTAGGGAAGCACTCTGAACTGAGTGAAGGCAACGTGCCTACTCCCTCATCTGAAAGAATGTATCACTGATACGAGAACTCACTTAACCGTACAGGCGATTTTCCAAGTTACTAATAAAATACTTGTCCTGAGTAAGAGATCAGGGAAACCTACCTTCAGGAGGCTCAGACATAGACGGGGTGAGACAATACATGTGGTAGCCACGATCGCAGTCATCACAGAAGAGCAGCTGGTCCTAGAGAAGGCAAGATGGAAGAGGAAGGGGGGAGGTGAATGACTAATGGGCCTCAGTTGGGCTGCTGAGGACAGGTAGGAAGGAGGGCTTCTGCAGACACGACTGCTAATTCCAGGAGGGGCAGGATAGATGTCAGTAAGAACAGACATGGGACCCTCTGGACAGAAAATCACTGCTGTCCACTTCCACCCAGACAGAGTCACTACTGTCATCCCACCTGGACGCCACCAGCCGCCTAACGGATCTCATGGCCTCCACATTGTTCCCTCCCAATCTGTCCTCCACAGAGCAGCCAGAGTTACCTTTTTAAGACGTAAGACAAACCACATCACTCCTGATTAGACTCTCGGAGCTGATGGCACCTGCCTTCCAGCCTCATCTTTTACCTGCTCTCCCACTGCAGGAGGGCTCCAGCCGGCCACAGGGGCCTCAATCCACCCAGTGTGTCCACCTTTAGGTCTTTTTGCTGGCTACTCTTTCCTGGGAATACTCTCTCCCCAAATCTTGAACTGTTTCCTTTGTATCACCCAAACCTCAACACCAACACCACCTCCTCAGAAAAGGCGTCTCTATCTGAATCAGTTATCTAGTTACTCTCTGCCACATTACTGCTTTCACTTTCTTCATGGAAGAGCGTAAAAACGTCACCCACTTCCTTGCTTATTGCTTGTTCCCGCAAGAACGTAAACCCCACGAAAGCAGGGACCTTGTTTGCCTTTAGCGTGCTTATTGCCTAAAACAGTGTCTGACACCAAGTCGGTACTCAGTGAACACCTGCCCAACAAATCAAAGTTCCCACGGGTGGAAAGTACAGTAGAAGCTGAGCAGAAGcgtgctgggggcgggggtgggacgGGACGGGACGACACACGCACATCGTTCTCGGAGGTGCCACAGATGTTGCAGCACTTGCACTCGATGCACTGCCAGCGGTAGGTCTTCACGGCTGCCATCATCACGGGGGTGAACTGGAGGCAGGACGGATGCCCTGTGGGGGGAGCGAGTGAAACAGGCAGCCGGAGGTCGGGGAGAAGCGAGGTGACCTGGGTGACTGTGACAGCCGCTGGATGCTGGCAAGCCACGAGCCCCTCGGGGACTGGGTGCCGGCTAGGGCTGCCCTGGCCCTGGGTTGGAGGTACCTGAACGGCCACAGTCAGAACAGGACACCAGCTCCTCGGGCTGTCCTGTCTTCTTGTTGATCTTGGAGTCCCCCAGGCAGAAGTCACAGTAGTTGTTGGGCAGGGCCAATCCATCGGGACCCTTCTTGGCTacagggagaaagggaagaactttCATGATACCCATGTGGGCCTCTGGGTCTCTCAACATCCCTGCAGGGAGGGCTTTTCATAACCAGGCCGACGCCTGTTTGCCCTGCCTCTGACAGCAGCTTACATTTCTGCTCCTCGGACCTCTGGGAGACCGGGGTGGGTGGCTGCGAGTCTTCCTTGTCCTCGCCCTCCTCCTCAGCCAGGTGGGAGTGGGCGTAGTGGTAACTGAGGCCTGGTCGGTTCTTGTAACGCTTTCCACAAACTAAGCGCAGAGAAGATTGCAGAGAAAGGTGTCAGGACCCCAGAGTGCCACACCCCTGCCCCTCTAAGCTGCGGGCTCCACCTGAGGCAGAGGTAGTCACCCCCATCAGCTCTGCTCGGGGACAGGCCTTTAGTGACAGTCGCCTCCCCGTGGCCAGGAACATCAGGCCTGGGGCTCCCCAGCTTCCATGGCTCTTCTCCCTACTAAACTCCAGCCCACGGCCACCTCTACTCCTCCACGTAGGCTGTCTGGGAGGCTGAGCCCTTGCCCCATCACCGCCTGCCCTGGGAATAGTCTGGGGAGCTCCAGGTcaggagggagaggaaatttCTATAGTCTTGCAATatggcaggaaggaagaaaggtagCAGAGACTCCAAACTTTTTTACCTCTCAGTAAATGAAGGAGGCTTACGCTACTCCATATATAACATAGCCCATCTCTGCCCAAATAAAGGAGCTAGGGGGTGGATCTCTTGGGGATAATCTACCAACTGAGTCTGCTGGGGTAGCTGTCTCCCAAAGAAACTCAAAGACACTCCCACATCAGTGCCCTGCccgaccccccaccccccaaccagcAAGGAAAGCAGATCCCCACGAGGCATCTCGCAGTTCTGAGCAGTGATACCAAGAAGAGCAGGGGGCAGCAGGAAAGGAACAgggaagggatgggaggagggggtggcGGGACGGTGGGGAACGTTAGCTGACCACTATGTGTCTGTtctggggaagggggagcagaGGGATCTGTTTGTAACGGGTTCCTTATAATGCTTCTGAAGCCACCCCATGCAGTGGGCCCGAGCAGCCCTAGGAGCAACTCTGTGGGAGACAAGCAGTGGTAAAGGCAGCTTCCAGGACCGTGAGGAGCGGAGCACACAGAAGGCCCATTGCTCCTGTCCCCATGCCATTCCAGAGACTTTACGACTAGCATCACAGATGATAAGGCAGGAAcaagggaggagggaaaaagggATAGGAAAACCAAAAGTCTGAAAAGTTGAGAGAGCTACCTCTCTGGGGCGCTTTCGAGGTATGCTTTTGTTTGAAACTAtctgaaa
Encoded here:
- the TIGD3 gene encoding tigger transposable element-derived protein 3; this translates as MELCSKKKLHALSLAEKIQVLELLDESKMSQSEVARRFQVSQPQISRICKNKEKLLADWCSGTANRERKRKRESKYSGIDEALLCWYHIAQAKAWEVTGPMLLHKAKELADIMGQDFVPSIGWLVRWKRRNNVGFGARHVVVSPFTPELPPPAPTPQAQLPLSLKDFSPEDIFGCAEVPLLYRAVPGRVDVCDRVQVLLCANSRGTEKRRVLVSGLQAAPRCFFGVSSEALPASYHPDLAIPWSEWLAQFDRDMGRQGRQVALLLAARVVEELAGLPGLGHVKLLPLSAASTTPSLPSSVVQAFKAHYRHRLLGKLAAVQSERAGTSLAEAGAGITVLDALHMAAAAWAKVPLQLIVSSFVQEGLAPGRTALAPHKASEMPPVPGGLSLEEFSRFVDLEGEEPVSGVCKEEVGTEDQGGGGEDVLEPLPTKADALRALGTLRRWIECKGSGPELFANFYACEEEVERLCCL